The genomic segment GAATCACGAAACTTGAAACGACAGTGCTTTCGCTTCAAACTCAGATGGAAGAATTGAAGAACCAGTTTGCTAATTTCAGAAAACAATTCGAGTGAACACCATTGAATCATTTTCGATTGATTCATTGATGATTGCTTCATCAAAATGGCTCAATGATTCAATCGTCAATCATCAATAACTATATGTCGAGACTTAAAATCAAAATAGAATACGAAGGGACGCGTTACTCCGGCTGGCAAATTCAGAAAAATGCCAGAACCATTCAGGGCGAACTCATGTCGGCGGTGAAAACCGTTTTTCAAACCACCGATTTTGAATTTTATGGTTCCGGAAGAACCGATGCAGGAGTTCATGCGCTCGAACAGGTTGCACACTTAGATGTTCACACCGTACTCGCTCCCCATATTATCCGCATGAAACTCAACGATGAACTCCCTGCCGACATAAATATTCTTGATGTCGAAAAAACTTCGAAAACCTTTCACGCACGCCACGATGCCGAAGCACGGAGTTATCTCTATCAAATATCAAAGAGAAGAACAGCGTTCGGCAAACGATTTGTGTGGTGGATTAAAGATAGATTGAACGTTCAACAGATGCAGACCTCCTCTCAACTCTTCATCGGATTGAAAAACCTTCAATCGTTCACCGCTGACGACCCGGAAGAGAAATCAACCAAAGCATTAATTGATGAAATCAGAATTCTGGAAGATGACAATTTGATTCTGCTCCGCATTACAAGTTCTCATTTCCTCTGGAAAATGGTTCGACAGATTGTCGGCGTTCTAGCGGAAGTTGGTCGTGGAAGTCTTTCAATTCAGGATGTGGAACGGTTCCTCAAAATCAAATCAGGTGAACCGGCAAAGTTTACCGCGCCTCCTTCGGGATTGTTTTTAGAAAAAATCTATTACAAGGGAGACGAACGACTTACTGAAATGCTACCGACTCTCAGAATGTAATCTCTTCTCGGCTTTGTAAATCAGCCCATTCTTCGTATATTTGCAAGCCTTTATGGCGGGGTAGCTCAGCAGGTTAGAGCAACGGAATCATAATCCGTGTGTCGGGGGTTCGACTCCCTCCCCCGCTACTATCATCCGTCCCTTTGAATTGCGAATTCAAAGGGATTTCTTTATTCTGTATTACTATGCTGAAAGAATCATTCCTCCATACATTCCAGCAACACGCCACTCGTGAACACCTTCTCAACGAAGGAGACAGCATCGTTGTGGCTGTTAGCGGTGGAATTGATTCGATGACGTTGCTGAATATTCTTGTTCGATTACAAAAAGATTGGAATTTTCAACTTTGCGTCGCGCATTTCAATCATAAATTAAGGGAGGAAGAATCCGAAGAGGACGAAGCGTTTGTCAAACAAACTGCCGAACGATTAAATCTCCCGTTTTATTCAAAAAGTGCTAAAACTAATGAACTTTCTGAGGGAAACGGAAAATCCATTCAAGTAGTAGCCCGTGAACTCCGCTACGATTTTTTTCAACAACTTCGACTCTCGCTTGGATATCATAAAATTGCAACCGCTCATAACGCAAATGATAATGCTGAAACAGTTCTGTTCAATTTGCTCAGAGGAAGCGGTGTAAAAGGTTTATGCGGGATTCCTTCAGCCCGTTCGGAGGCGGGAATTATTCGTCCGTTACTGTTTGCAACACGCGAACAAATCCGTCACTTCGTGGAGGAGCATTCCATCACGTACCGGGAAGATTCATCAAACAAGAAAACAGATTACTCAAGAAATCTTCTTCGACATCATATTTTCCCGATTCTCCATCAAACCATCAATCCTAATTTGACGGAAACACTGAACCGGAATTCTGAACTTTTCTCGATGCTTGAGAGTTATCTGACTGTTCAATCCGTTGAATGGAAAAAACAACTTCTTACATCAGTTTCTGGCGAAGAAATTATCGTTGACCGTGAATTGTTGTCAAAGCAACATGAATTTGTTCAATACCAATTTCTTCACACTCTTGCAAAGGAATTTTCTCATTCTGAAGTTTCATTTGAAACGGTGAGAGAAATGTTGGCAATCGCATCATCGGAGACCGGTTCGTGGTGCCCGATTGATGAACACTCGATGTTCTATCGCGATAGAAATCATGTAGTGGTAGCACGGCAGCCGAACAGCGAGAATTTTCAAGTCCTTGTTTCTCCTCCTGAGCATATTCATCGAGACGAATTTGATTTTGTAACATCGTTCGTCCCGGAAGCGAATTTTTCCGCGAACCGCTCAATTGAATTTATTGATGCAAGCAAGTTGGGAAAAGACATTCTCCTCAGAAATTGGAAGAACGGCGATTGGTTCATCCCGCTCGGCATGAACGAAAAGAAAAAGTTAAGCGATTATTTTATCGAACAAAAAGTACCCCGCTTCAAGAAACAATCCATCCCGATTCTCACATCAGACGAAAATATCGTTTGGGTGTGCGGTCAGCGGTTGGATGAGCGGTACAAAGTAACATCATCAACCACATCAATCCTTAAAATGGAATACGAGCCGATTCATGGCTAAATCAAAAAAAGAAACACTTCAACTCGGCAACGATACTTTTGAACTGTATCTTAGTGAAGAACGGATTCAACAGCGTGTGCAACAACTTGCCAGAAAAATCAGTAAAGACTACAAAGGTCACGTCCCAATCTTCATCGGTGTACTGAATGGTGCATTTATTTTCATGTCCGATTTAATTC from the Ignavibacteriota bacterium genome contains:
- the truA gene encoding tRNA pseudouridine(38-40) synthase TruA, producing MSRLKIKIEYEGTRYSGWQIQKNARTIQGELMSAVKTVFQTTDFEFYGSGRTDAGVHALEQVAHLDVHTVLAPHIIRMKLNDELPADINILDVEKTSKTFHARHDAEARSYLYQISKRRTAFGKRFVWWIKDRLNVQQMQTSSQLFIGLKNLQSFTADDPEEKSTKALIDEIRILEDDNLILLRITSSHFLWKMVRQIVGVLAEVGRGSLSIQDVERFLKIKSGEPAKFTAPPSGLFLEKIYYKGDERLTEMLPTLRM
- the tilS gene encoding tRNA lysidine(34) synthetase TilS; its protein translation is MLKESFLHTFQQHATREHLLNEGDSIVVAVSGGIDSMTLLNILVRLQKDWNFQLCVAHFNHKLREEESEEDEAFVKQTAERLNLPFYSKSAKTNELSEGNGKSIQVVARELRYDFFQQLRLSLGYHKIATAHNANDNAETVLFNLLRGSGVKGLCGIPSARSEAGIIRPLLFATREQIRHFVEEHSITYREDSSNKKTDYSRNLLRHHIFPILHQTINPNLTETLNRNSELFSMLESYLTVQSVEWKKQLLTSVSGEEIIVDRELLSKQHEFVQYQFLHTLAKEFSHSEVSFETVREMLAIASSETGSWCPIDEHSMFYRDRNHVVVARQPNSENFQVLVSPPEHIHRDEFDFVTSFVPEANFSANRSIEFIDASKLGKDILLRNWKNGDWFIPLGMNEKKKLSDYFIEQKVPRFKKQSIPILTSDENIVWVCGQRLDERYKVTSSTTSILKMEYEPIHG